Proteins encoded together in one Planctomycetaceae bacterium window:
- a CDS encoding polysaccharide biosynthesis tyrosine autokinase, giving the protein MSSMTTNPGQAGGVEQDALASSLHALVRFLRTVRLRSGVLLTSILVACILGTLYYVTAPRIYQSNASLYISRLGKGIDDDGGQAAGNLTRDMPTFKKLMSEEEVIHSAIQRLPEQFRTDLVGVPKERWIEAIRKRLSVSSAFNTNVLDLSYRSEDPRTAAAVLHALLAAYGSFINQTHQGSSEDNLETLNAKQAQVADELRQLKEHQAQLRASAPELIDTGKADETLNTVSENIRLLGDEYVKAQQETYNARSMVHSIQYAIHNGEDVLQFALNSVDSIGQGLIEQSVGLGGTDAIEQERLAKDVLRLQGELQDALSKYGENHDIVMRLRAQILINQEHLRTLPERRRQMFQQMSREHLAPRLLQMAIQRLQTAEQAQRDLWQQIASVQERAQQLTGTLGLIKEIDREIERRMLLMDELMMKVFDIDLNKDTAIRTEVSTRPRVSNVAVSPRLVVTAFLSLFLGTLSGVSIIWVLDIMDDRFRTPEELKIQLDTHVLAMVPCLDDLEGEGFDAVLTHARPHSTEAESFRALRTSIEFSSSETGRIVCTSTEPGDGKTTISSNMATAFAQSGKKTLVIDADMRRPGLSTLLGLRDDLGLSQILRGTDDLDEAARANVRSTKVSGLDVISCGPRPVNPAELLASDRFSNLLAWAETRYEQIIVDAPPVLAVSDPLIVGRLVDAVVMVVRPDKDRRRGVIRAAESVRTHGCNLLGIVVNALSHTEADGYGYGYGHGYAYHEATEEDVANGLSMIAAGQTSGAGSIRKAA; this is encoded by the coding sequence ATGTCTTCAATGACCACAAATCCCGGACAGGCCGGCGGCGTCGAACAGGATGCTCTGGCGTCGTCACTGCACGCTCTGGTGCGGTTCCTTCGAACAGTGCGGCTGCGCAGCGGCGTGCTGCTGACCAGCATTTTGGTCGCCTGTATTCTTGGAACGCTGTACTACGTCACAGCTCCGCGGATCTATCAGTCAAATGCGTCGCTGTACATCTCGCGGCTGGGCAAGGGCATTGACGACGACGGTGGTCAGGCAGCCGGCAACCTGACTCGTGACATGCCGACTTTCAAGAAGCTGATGTCGGAAGAGGAAGTCATCCACTCAGCCATTCAGCGGCTGCCCGAACAGTTTCGAACCGATCTGGTGGGAGTCCCCAAGGAACGCTGGATCGAAGCAATTCGAAAACGGTTGTCCGTGTCATCCGCGTTCAACACCAATGTGCTGGACCTGTCGTACCGGTCCGAAGACCCCCGCACCGCCGCGGCCGTGCTGCACGCTCTGCTGGCCGCGTACGGCAGCTTCATCAATCAGACGCACCAGGGTTCGTCCGAAGATAACCTGGAAACACTGAACGCCAAGCAGGCGCAGGTTGCCGACGAACTGCGGCAGTTGAAGGAACACCAGGCGCAATTGCGAGCATCCGCGCCGGAACTGATCGACACCGGCAAGGCCGATGAGACGCTGAATACAGTCAGCGAAAACATCCGTCTGCTGGGCGACGAATACGTGAAGGCTCAGCAGGAAACCTACAACGCCCGAAGCATGGTGCATTCCATTCAGTACGCGATTCACAACGGCGAAGACGTGCTGCAGTTCGCGCTGAATTCCGTTGACAGCATCGGCCAGGGCCTGATCGAACAGTCCGTCGGGCTGGGCGGCACTGATGCCATTGAACAGGAACGTCTGGCGAAAGACGTGCTGCGATTGCAGGGTGAACTTCAGGATGCTCTTTCCAAGTACGGAGAGAACCACGACATCGTGATGCGGCTGAGAGCACAGATTCTGATTAATCAGGAACACCTGCGAACGCTTCCGGAACGACGCCGGCAGATGTTTCAGCAGATGTCGCGCGAACATCTGGCGCCGCGGCTGCTGCAGATGGCGATCCAGAGACTTCAGACGGCGGAACAGGCTCAGCGCGACTTGTGGCAACAGATCGCTTCCGTGCAGGAACGAGCACAGCAGTTGACCGGAACGCTGGGATTGATCAAGGAAATCGATCGCGAAATTGAGCGCCGAATGCTGCTGATGGACGAACTGATGATGAAAGTGTTCGACATCGATCTGAACAAGGACACTGCCATTCGAACCGAAGTGTCGACAAGACCGCGCGTTTCCAACGTGGCGGTTTCGCCGCGGCTGGTGGTCACCGCGTTTCTGTCGCTGTTCCTGGGAACGCTCAGCGGTGTTTCGATCATCTGGGTGCTGGACATCATGGACGACCGGTTCCGCACTCCGGAAGAACTGAAGATACAGCTTGATACTCACGTGCTGGCGATGGTGCCCTGCCTTGACGATCTGGAAGGCGAAGGCTTCGACGCCGTTCTGACTCACGCCCGGCCGCACAGCACCGAGGCCGAATCGTTCCGGGCACTGCGGACCAGCATCGAATTTTCCTCCAGCGAAACCGGCCGCATCGTCTGCACCAGCACCGAACCCGGCGACGGCAAGACCACCATTTCATCGAACATGGCCACCGCGTTCGCTCAGTCGGGAAAGAAAACGCTCGTTATCGATGCCGACATGCGGCGACCGGGTCTGTCGACTCTGCTGGGACTGCGGGACGATTTGGGGCTGTCACAAATTCTGCGCGGCACCGACGATCTGGACGAAGCGGCCCGCGCGAATGTGCGTTCGACGAAGGTCAGCGGTCTGGACGTGATTTCCTGCGGACCACGCCCCGTCAATCCGGCGGAACTGCTGGCCAGCGATCGATTTTCCAACCTGCTGGCCTGGGCGGAGACTCGGTACGAACAGATCATCGTCGACGCACCGCCCGTACTTGCCGTGAGTGATCCGCTGATCGTCGGACGGCTGGTCGACGCCGTCGTGATGGTCGTCCGACCGGACAAGGACCGCCGGCGCGGAGTCATCCGGGCGGCCGAATCCGTCAGAACGCACGGCTGCAATCTGCTGGGAATCGTCGTCAATGCGCTGTCTCACACGGAGGCCGACGGTTACGGCTATGGCTACGGACACGGATACGCATATCACGAAGCAACGGAAGAAGATGTCGCCAACGGTCTGTCGATGATCGCCGCGGGACAAACGTCCGGTGCCGGCAGCATCCGGAAGGCGGCATAG
- a CDS encoding CRTAC1 family protein, whose translation MTADVWAGSHTTTPASGAIAFRADAVGFEEVTDRVGIRFVHQSPLTPERHTHLAFGSGVAWLDFDHDGWPDLFAAQGAPFTAAGSSNGEFASDGLYRNRSGSHFDDASQMCGLADSDYSMGVAVGDFDNDGFPDVYVSNFGRNRLLRNCGDGTFLEAAAASGVDDAGFGASCTWLDLDSDGSLDLFVANYLDLDPENYQLCKVRHEDTDYGITCHPRTVPPTRDVLFRSLGDGHFSDDTQKSGMTDSPPAQGLGVVAADLDADGDTDVYVANDSVANDLWINDGGGRLINEAVISGTAFNRSGQREAGMGVVAGDVDGDGRPDLFVTNYYGETNTLYRNEGAGLFLDVTDEFGLGNSSRLRLGFGTSLCDFNNDGWLDLFVANGHVHDRPEVLGPNVPFQQRPQLFQNLAGRRFAEVSDSAGPYFQRLLVGRSSAAADYDRDGWQDLAVGHLNSPLVLLHNEARSANSASLQVQLVGVNSNRDAIGAVLEIQAGENLLTRFRVGSSGYLSCDDGLLTIGLGTTAHPADVTVRWPDGKRETFRSLQIGQRHVLIEGRGAAPVSVSPR comes from the coding sequence GTGACCGCCGACGTATGGGCGGGCTCACACACGACGACTCCGGCATCAGGTGCAATTGCGTTTCGTGCCGACGCAGTCGGATTCGAGGAAGTCACGGACCGCGTCGGAATTCGGTTCGTGCATCAGTCGCCGTTGACTCCGGAGCGGCACACGCATCTGGCGTTCGGTTCCGGAGTCGCCTGGCTGGATTTCGATCACGACGGCTGGCCGGACCTGTTCGCGGCTCAGGGAGCACCATTCACTGCGGCCGGTTCGTCGAATGGTGAGTTCGCTTCCGACGGGCTGTATCGCAATCGATCGGGAAGTCATTTCGACGATGCCAGCCAGATGTGCGGACTGGCCGACAGTGACTATTCGATGGGAGTCGCGGTCGGCGACTTCGACAACGACGGCTTTCCCGACGTCTATGTCAGCAACTTCGGCCGCAATCGGCTGCTTCGCAACTGCGGCGACGGAACATTTCTCGAAGCTGCTGCGGCATCGGGAGTTGATGACGCGGGTTTTGGGGCGTCGTGTACGTGGCTTGACCTGGACAGCGACGGAAGTCTGGACCTGTTTGTCGCGAACTACCTGGATCTTGATCCGGAGAACTACCAACTCTGCAAAGTCCGGCATGAAGACACCGACTACGGCATCACCTGTCATCCTCGCACGGTTCCGCCGACGCGCGATGTTTTGTTTCGCAGCCTGGGAGACGGCCACTTTTCCGACGATACTCAGAAGTCCGGAATGACGGACAGTCCGCCGGCACAGGGACTTGGTGTTGTGGCCGCCGACCTTGACGCTGACGGCGATACCGACGTGTACGTGGCAAACGATTCGGTCGCGAACGACCTGTGGATCAATGACGGCGGTGGCCGGTTAATCAACGAAGCAGTCATTTCCGGCACAGCCTTCAATCGATCCGGACAGCGCGAAGCCGGCATGGGTGTCGTCGCGGGAGACGTCGACGGCGACGGACGCCCGGATCTGTTTGTGACCAACTACTACGGCGAAACGAATACGCTGTATCGCAATGAAGGCGCGGGTTTGTTTCTGGACGTGACCGACGAATTCGGGCTGGGCAATTCGAGTCGGCTGCGACTTGGCTTTGGAACTTCGCTGTGCGACTTTAACAACGACGGCTGGCTGGATCTGTTTGTGGCGAACGGACATGTTCACGATCGACCGGAGGTGCTCGGTCCGAATGTCCCGTTCCAGCAGCGTCCGCAGTTGTTTCAGAATTTGGCCGGCCGGCGATTCGCCGAAGTCTCGGATTCGGCCGGTCCCTATTTTCAGCGACTTCTTGTCGGACGAAGCAGTGCCGCGGCGGACTATGATCGTGACGGCTGGCAGGATCTGGCAGTCGGGCATCTGAATTCGCCGCTGGTGCTGCTGCACAACGAAGCCCGCAGCGCGAATTCGGCAAGCCTGCAGGTTCAGCTGGTCGGCGTGAATTCGAACCGTGATGCCATTGGCGCGGTTCTGGAAATCCAGGCCGGCGAAAATCTGCTGACAAGGTTTCGCGTTGGTTCGTCAGGGTATTTGTCATGCGATGACGGCCTGCTGACGATCGGCCTGGGAACCACCGCGCATCCGGCGGACGTCACTGTGCGGTGGCCGGACGGGAAACGGGAAACCTTTCGTTCTTTGCAAATCGGGCAGCGACATGTTCTGATTGAAGGCCGCGGGGCGGCGCCGGTGTCGGTATCGCCACGTTAG
- a CDS encoding O-antigen ligase family protein yields MSLLSSTSNSTTGGPTLLRSTRRDDSASPEASSRVLHRLLQAVDVLLALLVIVLPFIMGGREAWGHRFLITGSLALAACWGLYATVARRRLVLSGFELLFVAGLAVVWFQVQPQTPDEMNRFSPEYERLLPAWSLTQIHNASSDASEHAAVAQEQQSNKQPAAWNTLSFLPEETRHAWWVLLSYLIIAMVTMQRLRTIDDCERMLKCVCIGGVAMTVFAIIQYSLSNGRYFWFYRNPYTGTSELLKGAFTNRNHFAQFLALSIGPLLWWLTKGLRNPQKPAAPAKIRSRKRRPAAARNRSFVESGGVLTVPVTLLLAALCVTVLCVMLSLSRGGMVAATAAFLIAMAGLWRSLKIRTGVSVALIGGAIAVLGLLAVVGQDNFQARVDQIMSGDADTVDPGNARRAIWAADLAAFNAFPIFGTGVGSHAEVYPTYMTDLPEFANTQFSHAESSYINLLMETGLAGISLLALGLLLFLSRLLFGFLRRESAAQRTCIAAVAASATAGILHAVADFIWYVPAIVVTSIVLACAGLRACRKCEEPGGLPAPGIAWLGMTIACLLAMVRVQPNLAARVEAEKHWYSYLTKVYDEQALAAAKEFAYEETNRTRRENLFADILEPATDDDTPKSEIQPVGYQTLLPEDEEPAEDLPVTPDDRMRSVQEKIVLLKAVLAARPTHVHARIALANRLLELFQILQSRSENPFALNQIRDAAVASQFETQSELHEWLRRSFGKNIALAEVADQLARQSLQQCPLVRDAWLTLIETDFLRDTDNSNHQVLVDELLALRQYDPAARYVAGREAIVEQNVGAAIDHWQVVFHASPHHRRGILSLMAPQAPAAFFINLFDPNAEELQDMLAVYDALERPEESAAVLRRLTEVIPAEAREIEDDEERLQLQLVAYAAAVRLVDFAFAESHLRALIEEFPIAYKPRHYLGLVLLQESRFDEARAEFEWCHDRDPGNQWLPKLIVRCRRESLRAAVTDQNDPLRKFRRF; encoded by the coding sequence ATGTCCTTACTCTCATCAACTTCGAATTCCACCACCGGCGGGCCGACACTTCTGCGAAGCACCCGGCGGGATGATTCTGCTTCGCCGGAAGCGTCGAGTCGTGTTCTCCATCGGCTGCTGCAGGCCGTTGACGTGCTGCTGGCACTGCTGGTGATCGTGCTGCCGTTCATCATGGGCGGGCGCGAAGCGTGGGGTCATCGTTTTCTGATCACCGGTTCACTGGCACTGGCCGCATGCTGGGGACTGTACGCAACCGTCGCCCGACGAAGGCTGGTGTTGTCCGGGTTCGAGCTGCTGTTTGTTGCCGGACTTGCGGTTGTGTGGTTTCAGGTGCAGCCTCAGACACCAGACGAGATGAACCGGTTTTCTCCGGAATACGAACGTCTGCTGCCCGCCTGGTCGCTGACTCAGATCCACAATGCATCGTCGGACGCGTCCGAACACGCTGCCGTCGCACAGGAGCAGCAATCGAACAAACAGCCGGCAGCCTGGAACACTCTGAGCTTCCTGCCCGAAGAGACGCGTCACGCGTGGTGGGTGCTACTTTCGTACCTGATCATCGCAATGGTCACGATGCAGCGGCTGCGAACGATCGACGACTGCGAACGCATGTTGAAATGCGTCTGCATCGGAGGCGTCGCGATGACCGTGTTCGCCATCATTCAGTATTCGCTGTCAAACGGCCGGTATTTCTGGTTCTACCGAAATCCGTACACCGGCACGTCCGAACTGCTGAAAGGCGCGTTCACCAACCGCAATCACTTCGCTCAGTTTCTGGCGCTATCGATCGGTCCGCTGCTGTGGTGGCTGACCAAAGGATTGCGAAATCCCCAAAAGCCCGCGGCTCCGGCAAAGATTCGATCTCGAAAACGAAGACCGGCGGCAGCGCGAAACCGGTCGTTTGTCGAATCCGGCGGAGTTCTGACGGTTCCGGTGACTTTGTTGCTGGCGGCTCTGTGCGTAACAGTGTTGTGCGTGATGCTGTCACTGTCACGCGGCGGAATGGTGGCTGCGACCGCCGCCTTTCTGATCGCGATGGCGGGCTTGTGGCGAAGTCTGAAGATCCGAACCGGCGTGTCCGTGGCACTAATCGGCGGAGCCATCGCGGTGCTGGGGCTGCTGGCCGTTGTAGGCCAGGACAACTTCCAGGCTCGCGTTGATCAGATCATGTCCGGCGACGCGGACACGGTCGATCCGGGAAACGCCCGGCGTGCCATTTGGGCGGCCGACCTGGCGGCCTTCAATGCGTTCCCGATTTTCGGCACGGGAGTCGGAAGTCATGCCGAAGTCTACCCGACCTACATGACCGATCTGCCGGAATTCGCAAACACTCAGTTCAGCCACGCGGAAAGTTCGTACATCAACCTGTTGATGGAAACCGGTCTCGCCGGAATCTCATTGCTGGCGCTGGGACTATTGCTGTTCCTGAGCAGGCTGCTGTTCGGCTTCCTTCGACGGGAATCGGCCGCTCAACGAACGTGCATCGCCGCGGTCGCAGCCAGTGCTACGGCCGGCATCCTGCACGCCGTTGCGGACTTTATCTGGTACGTTCCAGCCATCGTCGTGACGAGTATCGTGCTGGCTTGTGCGGGTCTGCGAGCCTGCCGGAAGTGTGAAGAACCTGGCGGTCTGCCAGCGCCGGGAATCGCGTGGCTGGGCATGACGATTGCCTGTCTGCTGGCCATGGTTCGCGTGCAGCCGAATCTGGCCGCGCGAGTCGAAGCAGAAAAACACTGGTACAGCTATCTGACCAAAGTCTACGACGAACAGGCTCTGGCGGCCGCGAAGGAATTCGCGTATGAAGAAACAAACCGCACGCGTCGCGAGAATCTGTTCGCCGATATTCTTGAACCCGCAACGGACGACGACACGCCGAAGTCGGAAATTCAGCCCGTCGGCTACCAGACACTGTTGCCTGAAGACGAGGAACCGGCCGAAGACCTGCCGGTGACGCCCGATGATCGCATGCGATCCGTCCAGGAAAAAATCGTGCTTCTGAAAGCGGTCCTGGCAGCCCGGCCGACTCACGTGCATGCTCGGATTGCTCTGGCGAATCGCCTGCTGGAACTGTTCCAGATTCTGCAGTCGAGAAGCGAAAATCCGTTTGCCCTGAACCAGATTCGTGACGCGGCAGTCGCGTCGCAGTTTGAAACGCAGTCGGAACTACACGAATGGCTGAGGCGATCATTCGGAAAGAACATCGCGCTGGCGGAGGTCGCTGATCAGTTGGCGCGGCAGTCGCTTCAACAATGCCCGCTGGTGCGCGACGCCTGGCTGACTCTGATTGAAACCGATTTTCTGCGCGACACGGACAATTCCAATCATCAGGTCCTTGTGGACGAACTGCTGGCGCTGCGGCAGTATGACCCGGCGGCTCGATATGTCGCCGGCCGCGAAGCCATCGTCGAACAGAATGTCGGTGCCGCGATTGATCACTGGCAGGTCGTGTTTCATGCCAGCCCGCATCATCGGCGCGGAATTCTGAGCCTGATGGCTCCGCAGGCTCCCGCAGCATTCTTCATCAACCTGTTCGATCCCAACGCGGAAGAACTGCAGGACATGCTCGCCGTCTACGACGCTCTGGAGCGCCCCGAGGAATCCGCCGCCGTCCTGCGCCGACTAACGGAAGTGATTCCCGCGGAAGCTCGCGAAATCGAAGACGACGAAGAACGTCTGCAGTTGCAGCTGGTCGCCTACGCAGCGGCCGTCCGGCTGGTAGATTTCGCGTTCGCCGAATCACACCTGCGAGCGCTCATCGAAGAATTCCCTATCGCTTACAAGCCGCGGCACTATCTTGGCCTGGTCCTGCTGCAAGAGTCGCGGTTCGACGAAGCCCGGGCGGAATTCGAATGGTGTCACGACCGCGACCCCGGAAATCAGTGGCTGCCAAAGCTGATCGTTCGCTGTCGCCGCGAAAGCCTGCGCGCCGCCGTCACCGATCAGAACGATCCGCTGCGCAAGTTCCGGCGATTCTGA
- a CDS encoding DNA-directed RNA polymerase subunit alpha C-terminal domain-containing protein: MSVAQMVNVKELLQSTAALTPDQVRELRTAVSGTQASEVRQTLRETMRQAESGSPSESVLTRLGVCCYLMSMHNDADRLLSQVKNEGLGIYYHALVLTSLERQANAADRFEQAGKKGYDPIDATLRQAGTFRSLGRIDDAEKMLRSVAASAASRAEYSFQMGCIWADRGDALTAVEYFERAVDMDPHHSRALFWLAAENALRGNDEEAIKLYERSLSRPPFFVGSLLNLGLLYEDRESYQAAAFCFKRILEFDPNHAQALLYLKDIEATQDMYYDEDQARQEARLKQLLSRPVTDFELSVRSRNCLTAMNIQSLGDLTEISEQELLAGKNFGETSLLEIRELLAAHGLRIGQNLHKVHARETFVDQNLSPEEQATMNRPISDLNLSVRSRKCMTRLNIQTVGQIVQRTPDELLSSRNFGVTSLNEIRQRLAELGLKLRND, translated from the coding sequence GTGAGCGTTGCACAAATGGTGAACGTGAAGGAACTGCTGCAGTCCACCGCGGCATTGACGCCGGATCAGGTCAGGGAACTGCGGACTGCCGTGTCGGGGACTCAGGCCAGCGAAGTGCGTCAAACGCTGCGAGAAACCATGCGCCAGGCGGAATCGGGTTCGCCGTCCGAATCCGTCCTGACTCGGCTGGGAGTCTGCTGCTACCTGATGTCAATGCACAACGACGCTGATCGACTGCTGAGCCAGGTGAAGAACGAAGGCCTGGGAATCTACTATCACGCTCTGGTACTGACATCGCTGGAACGGCAGGCCAACGCCGCCGATCGGTTTGAACAGGCCGGTAAGAAGGGCTACGACCCCATTGACGCCACACTGCGTCAGGCGGGAACCTTCCGTTCGCTCGGCCGAATCGACGACGCAGAAAAAATGCTTCGCAGTGTGGCCGCGTCCGCCGCCAGCCGGGCGGAATATTCGTTTCAGATGGGTTGCATCTGGGCGGACCGGGGCGACGCCCTGACCGCCGTGGAATATTTCGAGCGAGCGGTCGACATGGACCCCCACCATTCCCGCGCTCTGTTCTGGCTGGCCGCCGAAAACGCGCTTCGCGGCAATGACGAAGAAGCCATCAAACTGTACGAACGCAGCCTGTCGCGGCCACCGTTCTTTGTCGGTTCGCTGCTGAACCTGGGACTGCTGTACGAGGACCGCGAAAGCTACCAGGCCGCCGCTTTTTGTTTCAAACGGATCCTCGAATTCGATCCCAATCACGCTCAGGCATTGCTTTACCTGAAGGACATCGAAGCCACTCAGGACATGTACTATGACGAAGACCAGGCTCGCCAGGAAGCACGTCTAAAGCAGCTCCTCAGCCGCCCGGTGACCGATTTTGAACTTTCCGTTCGCAGCCGCAACTGCCTGACGGCGATGAATATCCAGTCGCTCGGGGACCTGACGGAAATCAGCGAACAGGAACTCCTGGCAGGGAAAAACTTCGGCGAAACGTCATTGCTGGAAATCCGGGAACTGTTGGCTGCCCACGGCCTTCGCATCGGGCAGAATCTCCACAAGGTTCACGCTCGCGAGACTTTTGTCGATCAGAATCTGTCGCCCGAGGAACAGGCCACCATGAACCGGCCGATCTCGGACCTGAATCTGTCCGTCCGGTCCCGAAAGTGCATGACGCGACTGAATATCCAGACCGTCGGCCAGATCGTGCAGCGAACACCCGACGAATTGTTGTCCAGCCGCAACTTCGGAGTCACGTCGCTGAACGAAATTCGTCAGCGTTTGGCAGAATTGGGGCTGAAACTGCGAAACGACTAA
- the ahcY gene encoding adenosylhomocysteinase — protein sequence MSTVSVLPHKVANIALAELGRKEIEIAEIEMPGLMALREKYGKSQPLKGARIAGCLHMTIQTAVLIETLQALGAEVTWSSCNIFSTQDHAAAAIAAAGVPVYAWKGMSEEEFDWCIEQTLTFPDGQPLNMILDDGGDLTLMVHDKFPELLKGIRGLSEETTTGVHRLHQMHAAGKLAVPAINVNDSVTKSKFDNLYGCRESLADGIKRATDVMVAGKVVVICGYGDVGKGCADAMDGLGARVIVTEIDPICALQACMEGYQVTTMEEAAKIGDIFVTATGNKDVIRGEHMDRMKHQAIVCNIGHFDSEIQVAYLKKRSDIERVTIKKSSDEGGPVDKYVYPDGKAIIVLAEGRLVNLGCATGHPSFVMSNSFTNQVMAQIALWTEPDKFDIGVHMLPKELDEEVARLHLGKLGAKLEVLNQDQADYIGVPVKGPYKPEHYRY from the coding sequence ATGAGTACTGTTTCAGTCCTTCCTCACAAAGTCGCGAACATCGCTCTGGCGGAACTCGGCCGCAAAGAAATTGAAATCGCCGAAATCGAAATGCCGGGCCTGATGGCTCTGCGCGAAAAATACGGAAAATCGCAGCCGCTGAAGGGAGCCCGGATTGCCGGCTGCCTGCACATGACCATTCAGACCGCCGTGCTGATCGAAACACTGCAGGCTCTGGGAGCCGAAGTGACCTGGTCAAGCTGCAATATCTTCTCGACACAGGACCATGCCGCCGCCGCCATCGCGGCCGCAGGAGTTCCCGTCTATGCCTGGAAAGGGATGTCCGAAGAAGAATTTGACTGGTGCATCGAACAGACTCTGACGTTTCCCGACGGTCAGCCGCTGAACATGATTCTGGACGACGGCGGTGACCTGACACTGATGGTCCATGACAAGTTCCCCGAACTGCTCAAAGGCATCCGCGGACTGTCGGAAGAAACCACCACGGGAGTCCATCGCCTGCACCAGATGCATGCCGCCGGCAAGCTGGCCGTTCCGGCAATCAACGTCAACGATTCCGTGACCAAGAGCAAGTTCGACAACCTTTACGGCTGCCGCGAATCTCTGGCCGACGGAATCAAGCGAGCCACCGACGTAATGGTCGCCGGCAAGGTCGTTGTGATCTGCGGCTATGGCGATGTCGGCAAGGGCTGTGCCGATGCAATGGACGGTCTGGGAGCACGCGTTATCGTGACCGAGATTGATCCGATCTGTGCACTGCAGGCCTGCATGGAAGGCTACCAGGTAACCACGATGGAAGAAGCCGCGAAAATCGGCGACATCTTCGTCACCGCCACCGGCAACAAGGACGTGATCCGCGGTGAGCACATGGATCGCATGAAACACCAGGCGATCGTCTGCAACATCGGACACTTCGATTCCGAAATCCAGGTCGCCTATCTGAAGAAGCGATCCGATATCGAACGTGTCACCATCAAGAAGTCTTCCGACGAAGGCGGTCCGGTCGACAAGTACGTCTATCCCGACGGAAAAGCCATCATCGTGCTGGCGGAAGGACGCCTGGTGAATCTCGGCTGTGCCACCGGTCATCCGTCGTTCGTGATGAGCAACAGCTTCACGAATCAGGTGATGGCGCAGATCGCTCTGTGGACGGAACCGGACAAGTTCGACATCGGCGTTCATATGCTGCCGAAGGAACTCGACGAAGAAGTGGCTCGGCTGCACCTTGGCAAACTCGGCGCGAAGCTGGAAGTCCTGAATCAGGATCAGGCCGACTATATCGGCGTTCCTGTGAAGGGGCCGTACAAGCCCGAACATTACCGGTACTAA
- a CDS encoding prepilin-type N-terminal cleavage/methylation domain-containing protein: MKCFTRFRRAFTLIELLVVIAIIAILTLSALPAVQQREAAGRNVRTT, from the coding sequence ATGAAGTGCTTCACTCGTTTTCGAAGGGCATTTACGCTCATCGAATTGCTGGTGGTGATAGCGATCATCGCCATCTTGACGCTAAGCGCGCTACCGGCGGTCCAGCAGCGCGAGGCCGCCGGACGCAATGTAAGAACAACCTGA